A section of the Corynebacterium auris genome encodes:
- a CDS encoding DUF1846 domain-containing protein → MPYATGFDRERYIEMQSEHISARRSAIGGTLYLEMGGKLFDDHHASRVLPGFTPDNKIAMLERIKDEVEIMVCVNAGDILRQKVRADLGITYEDDVLRLIDAFRGLGFLVDNVVVTQVEDGTPQVEAFIARLRRLGLKVSRHRVIPGYPNDTARIVSEEGFGLNEYAETSRDLIVMTAPGPGSGKLATCLSQIYHEHKRGKKAGYAKFETFPIWNLPLSHPVNLAYEAATADLDDINVIDQYHLEAYGEKVSSYNRDIEVFPLLRSLLREVTGEEPYQSPTDMGVNMAGHCISDDAACRHAAEQEIIRRYYKALVDERRAEADSTISDRVATVMRKADCSVSDRVVVAPALEVAERTGNPGVALELSDGRIVTGKTSDLLGPSAAVVLNALKLLAGIPDEVHLLSPASIEPIQSLKTVYLGSSNPRLHTDEVLIALSASAAANPDARRALDMLPQLRGCDAHATTILGSVDEGIFRSLGVMVTSEPQYWKKSLYHKH, encoded by the coding sequence ATGCCGTATGCCACAGGATTCGACCGCGAGCGGTACATCGAGATGCAGTCGGAGCACATCAGCGCCCGGCGCAGCGCGATCGGCGGCACCCTCTATCTGGAGATGGGGGGCAAGCTTTTCGACGACCACCACGCGTCCCGGGTCCTGCCGGGCTTTACCCCGGACAACAAGATCGCGATGCTCGAGCGGATCAAGGACGAGGTCGAGATCATGGTGTGCGTCAACGCTGGCGACATCCTCCGCCAGAAGGTCCGCGCCGACCTGGGCATCACCTACGAGGACGACGTGCTCCGGTTGATCGACGCGTTCCGCGGCCTCGGCTTCCTCGTCGACAACGTCGTGGTCACCCAGGTCGAGGACGGAACCCCGCAGGTGGAGGCGTTCATCGCCCGCCTGCGCCGCCTCGGCCTGAAGGTCTCGCGGCACCGCGTCATCCCCGGCTACCCCAACGACACCGCGCGCATCGTCTCCGAGGAGGGCTTCGGGCTCAACGAGTACGCCGAAACCAGCCGCGACCTCATCGTCATGACCGCGCCGGGCCCCGGCTCCGGCAAGCTGGCCACCTGCCTGAGTCAGATCTACCACGAGCACAAGCGGGGCAAAAAGGCCGGCTACGCCAAGTTCGAGACCTTCCCCATCTGGAACCTCCCCCTCAGCCACCCGGTCAACCTGGCCTACGAGGCCGCCACCGCGGACCTCGACGACATCAACGTCATCGACCAGTACCACCTCGAGGCATACGGCGAGAAGGTCTCCAGCTACAACCGCGACATCGAGGTCTTCCCGCTTTTGCGTTCCCTGCTGCGTGAGGTCACCGGCGAGGAGCCCTACCAGTCCCCGACCGACATGGGCGTGAACATGGCGGGCCACTGCATCTCCGACGACGCCGCCTGCCGCCACGCCGCCGAGCAGGAGATCATCCGCCGCTACTACAAGGCGCTCGTCGACGAGCGCCGCGCCGAGGCGGACTCCACCATCTCCGACCGCGTCGCCACCGTCATGCGCAAAGCCGACTGCAGCGTCAGCGACCGCGTCGTCGTCGCCCCGGCCCTCGAGGTCGCCGAGCGCACGGGCAACCCCGGGGTCGCCCTCGAGCTGTCCGACGGCCGCATCGTCACCGGCAAGACCTCCGACCTGCTCGGGCCTTCGGCGGCCGTGGTCCTCAACGCCCTGAAGCTCCTCGCCGGGATCCCCGACGAGGTGCACTTGCTCTCGCCCGCCTCGATCGAGCCGATCCAGTCGCTCAAGACCGTCTACCTCGGCTCCTCCAACCCGCGCCTGCACACCGACGAGGTCCTCATCGCCCTGTCCGCCTCCGCCGCCGCAAACCCGGATGCCCGCCGCGCCCTAGACATGCTGCCGCAGCTGCGCGGCTGCGACGCGCACGCCACCACCATCCTCGGCTCCGTGGACGAGGGGATCTTCCGCAGCCTCGGGGTGATGGTCACGTCCGAGCCGCAGTACTGGAAGAAGTCGCTCTACCACAAGCACTAA
- a CDS encoding malate synthase G, with amino-acid sequence MTTDRFEVSDDRTERVEVAGLQVARPLHDFVADELLPEIGIAADEFWDKAASYFADLTPKNKALLERRDELQSQLDDYYRATPGKPDPAEHEKFLRAIGYLVDQPRGEKIRTENVDAEFAEVAGPQLVVPITNARFAINAANARYGSLYDALYGTDVISEEGGAEPGTSYNPVRGDKVIAWAREFLDRAVPLEGARHADVEKYSVSGGTFAATVDGEERGLAQPEVYVGYQGSEDAPEGIVLRHNGLHIIIQIDAEHPVGKTDKAHVKDVLLEAAVSSIMDFEDSAAAVDGADKAAAYATWFGLNRGDISETVSKGGKTFERTQADDLTYTAADGSGEVRLHGRAMMLCRNVGHLMTTPAILVDGEEVPEGLLDGLLTVAAAIPGLREDNPHRNSRTGSMYIVKPKQHGPDEVAFTNEIFDRVEEILGLPKYTVKVGVMDEERRTSVNLDACIANAADRLVFINTGFLDRTGDEIHTSMYAGPFVRKADLQTAPWKQAYEDNNVDAGIEHGLPGRAQIGKGMWAETEHMAAMIEKKIGQPREGANTAWVPSPTGATLHAIHYHEVDVQAVQEELRSAGRRECLTDLLTVPVAAGDNWSEEEKREEVDNNCQSILGYVIRWVEQGVGCSKVPDIHDVDLMEDRATLRISSQLLANWITHGVVTEEQVLESLKRMAKVVDKQNEGDANYLPMAADYDASIGFQAAKDLIFEGTRSPAGYTEPILHARRREFKQAHAL; translated from the coding sequence ATGACCACTGACCGTTTCGAAGTCTCCGACGACCGCACGGAACGCGTCGAGGTGGCGGGCCTTCAGGTGGCCCGCCCGCTGCACGACTTCGTGGCCGACGAGCTGCTCCCCGAAATCGGCATCGCCGCCGACGAGTTCTGGGACAAGGCGGCGTCCTACTTCGCCGACCTCACCCCGAAGAACAAGGCCCTGCTCGAGCGCCGCGACGAGCTGCAGAGCCAGCTCGACGACTACTACCGCGCCACCCCGGGCAAGCCCGACCCGGCAGAGCACGAAAAGTTTCTCCGGGCAATCGGCTACCTGGTGGACCAGCCGCGCGGGGAGAAGATCCGCACCGAAAACGTCGACGCGGAGTTCGCTGAGGTCGCCGGCCCGCAGCTCGTCGTTCCCATCACCAATGCCCGCTTTGCCATCAACGCGGCCAACGCCCGCTACGGGTCGCTGTACGACGCCCTCTACGGCACCGACGTCATTTCCGAGGAAGGCGGCGCCGAACCCGGCACGAGCTACAACCCCGTCCGCGGCGACAAGGTGATCGCCTGGGCGCGCGAGTTCCTCGACCGCGCCGTTCCGCTCGAGGGGGCGCGCCACGCGGACGTCGAGAAGTACTCGGTGAGTGGGGGGACCTTCGCCGCCACCGTCGACGGCGAGGAGCGCGGCCTCGCGCAGCCCGAGGTCTACGTGGGCTACCAGGGCTCGGAGGACGCCCCGGAGGGAATCGTGCTGCGCCACAACGGGCTGCACATCATCATCCAGATCGACGCCGAGCACCCGGTGGGCAAGACGGACAAAGCGCACGTCAAGGACGTCCTGCTCGAGGCGGCCGTCAGCTCCATCATGGACTTCGAGGACTCCGCCGCGGCCGTCGACGGCGCCGACAAGGCGGCCGCCTACGCCACCTGGTTCGGGCTGAACAGGGGCGATATCTCGGAGACGGTGTCCAAGGGCGGAAAGACCTTCGAGCGCACCCAGGCCGACGACCTCACCTACACCGCCGCCGACGGCAGCGGCGAGGTTCGCCTGCACGGGCGCGCCATGATGCTGTGCCGCAACGTTGGCCACCTCATGACCACCCCGGCCATCCTCGTCGACGGCGAGGAGGTGCCCGAGGGCCTCCTCGACGGCCTGCTCACCGTCGCCGCCGCCATCCCCGGCCTGCGCGAGGACAACCCGCACCGCAACTCCCGCACGGGCTCGATGTACATCGTCAAGCCCAAGCAGCACGGCCCGGACGAGGTTGCCTTCACCAACGAGATCTTCGACCGCGTCGAGGAGATCCTCGGCCTGCCCAAGTACACCGTCAAGGTCGGCGTGATGGACGAGGAGCGCCGCACCTCCGTCAACCTCGACGCCTGCATCGCGAACGCCGCCGACCGCCTCGTGTTCATCAACACCGGCTTCCTCGACCGCACCGGCGACGAGATCCACACCTCCATGTACGCCGGGCCCTTCGTGCGCAAGGCTGACCTGCAGACCGCCCCGTGGAAGCAGGCCTACGAGGACAACAACGTCGACGCCGGCATCGAGCACGGCCTGCCCGGCCGCGCCCAGATCGGCAAGGGCATGTGGGCCGAGACCGAGCACATGGCCGCGATGATCGAAAAGAAGATCGGCCAGCCCAGGGAGGGCGCCAACACCGCGTGGGTGCCTTCGCCGACCGGCGCGACCCTGCACGCCATCCATTACCACGAGGTCGACGTCCAGGCCGTCCAGGAGGAGCTGCGCTCCGCCGGGCGCCGCGAGTGCCTCACTGACCTGCTCACCGTCCCCGTCGCCGCCGGCGACAACTGGTCCGAGGAGGAAAAGCGCGAGGAGGTGGACAACAACTGTCAGTCCATCCTGGGCTACGTCATCCGCTGGGTTGAGCAGGGCGTTGGCTGCTCCAAGGTGCCCGATATCCACGACGTCGACCTCATGGAGGACCGCGCCACCTTGCGCATCTCCTCGCAGCTTCTGGCCAACTGGATCACCCACGGCGTGGTCACCGAGGAGCAGGTGCTCGAGTCCCTGAAGCGCATGGCCAAGGTGGTGGACAAGCAGAACGAGGGCGACGCCAACTACCTGCCCATGGCCGCCGACTATGACGCCTCCATCGGCTTCCAGGCGGCGAAGGATCTCATCTTCGAGGGCACCCGCTCACCCGCCGGCTACACCGAGCCGATCCTGCACGCCCGCCGCCGCGAGTTCAAGCAGGCCCACGCCCTGTAG
- the aceA gene encoding isocitrate lyase, giving the protein MTTNTGKARTAAEIQKDWDENPRWKGIQRDYTAEQVEKLQGTVVEEHTLAKRGAEILWDGVTKGDGSYIHALGALTGNQAVQQVRGGLKAVYLSGWQVAGDANLAGHTYPDQSLYPANSVPNVVRRINNALLRADEIARVEGDTSVDNWVVPIVADGEAGFGGALNVYELQKAMIAAGAAGTHWEDQLASEKKCGHLGGKVLIPTQQHIRTLTSARLAADVANTPTVVIARTDAEAATLITSDVDERDQQFLTGEKSAEGYYYVKNGIEPSIARAKSYAPYADLIWMETGTPDLEVAKKFAESVKAEFPDQLLAYNCSPSFNWSKHLSPEEIAKFQKELGAMGFTFQFITLAGFHALNYSMFDLAHGYARDGMSAFVDLQNREFKAAEERGFTAVKHQREVGAGYFDTIATTVDPNTSTAALKGSTEESQF; this is encoded by the coding sequence ATGACGACCAACACCGGTAAGGCACGTACCGCAGCGGAGATCCAGAAGGACTGGGACGAGAACCCGCGCTGGAAGGGCATCCAGCGCGACTACACCGCCGAGCAGGTTGAGAAGCTGCAGGGCACCGTGGTCGAGGAGCACACCCTGGCCAAGCGCGGCGCCGAGATCCTCTGGGACGGCGTGACCAAGGGCGACGGCTCCTACATCCACGCCCTCGGCGCCCTGACCGGCAACCAGGCTGTGCAGCAGGTGCGCGGCGGCCTGAAGGCCGTCTACCTCTCCGGTTGGCAGGTTGCCGGCGACGCCAACCTGGCGGGCCACACCTACCCGGACCAGTCCCTCTACCCGGCGAACTCCGTCCCGAACGTCGTCCGCCGCATCAACAACGCGCTGCTGCGCGCCGACGAGATCGCCCGCGTCGAGGGCGACACCTCCGTGGACAACTGGGTCGTTCCGATCGTCGCTGACGGCGAGGCCGGCTTCGGTGGCGCGCTGAACGTCTACGAGCTGCAGAAGGCGATGATCGCCGCCGGCGCCGCCGGCACCCACTGGGAGGACCAGCTGGCCTCCGAGAAGAAGTGCGGCCACCTCGGCGGCAAGGTGCTCATCCCGACGCAGCAGCACATCCGCACCCTCACCTCGGCCCGCCTGGCTGCCGACGTCGCCAACACCCCGACCGTCGTCATCGCCCGCACCGACGCCGAGGCCGCCACGCTCATCACCTCCGACGTCGACGAGCGCGACCAGCAGTTCCTCACCGGCGAGAAGTCCGCCGAGGGCTACTACTACGTCAAGAACGGCATCGAGCCCTCCATTGCGCGCGCGAAGTCCTACGCCCCGTACGCGGACCTGATCTGGATGGAGACCGGCACCCCGGACCTCGAGGTGGCCAAGAAGTTCGCCGAGTCCGTCAAGGCCGAGTTCCCGGACCAGCTGCTCGCCTACAACTGCTCCCCCTCCTTCAACTGGTCCAAGCACCTGTCGCCGGAGGAGATCGCCAAGTTCCAGAAGGAGCTCGGCGCCATGGGCTTCACCTTCCAGTTCATCACCCTGGCCGGCTTCCACGCCCTCAACTACAGCATGTTCGACCTGGCTCACGGCTACGCCCGCGACGGCATGAGCGCCTTCGTGGACCTGCAGAACCGCGAGTTCAAGGCCGCCGAGGAGCGCGGCTTCACCGCCGTCAAGCACCAGCGCGAGGTCGGTGCCGGCTACTTCGACACCATCGCCACCACCGTCGACCCGAACACCTCCACCGCAGCGCTGAAGGGCTCCACCGAGGAGTCGCAGTTCTAA
- the rraA gene encoding ribonuclease E activity regulator RraA, with the protein MPSCIATADIADLYGDQEQLASCDTQFINFGGLTSFCGEIVTITCFEDNGLVKKTLNSPGRGKVLVVDGHGSVHTALMGDKIAQAGVDNGWAGVVINGAIRDSAAVATMQIGCKALGTNPRKSSKDGVGSVNSRVVIGGVEFHPGHFLYADADGIVVTPEPIDHD; encoded by the coding sequence ATGCCATCCTGCATAGCAACAGCAGACATCGCCGACCTCTACGGCGACCAGGAGCAGCTGGCCAGCTGCGACACCCAATTCATCAACTTCGGCGGCCTCACCTCGTTTTGCGGGGAGATTGTCACCATCACCTGCTTCGAGGACAACGGCCTGGTGAAAAAGACCCTCAACTCCCCCGGCCGGGGCAAGGTCTTGGTCGTCGACGGCCACGGCAGCGTGCACACGGCCCTGATGGGTGACAAGATCGCGCAGGCGGGCGTGGACAACGGCTGGGCCGGCGTGGTCATCAACGGCGCGATCCGCGACTCCGCCGCGGTGGCGACCATGCAGATCGGCTGCAAGGCGCTGGGCACCAACCCGCGCAAGTCCTCCAAGGACGGCGTCGGCTCCGTCAACTCGCGCGTGGTCATCGGCGGCGTGGAGTTCCACCCCGGCCACTTCCTGTACGCGGACGCGGACGGCATCGTGGTCACCCCGGAGCCCATCGACCACGACTAG
- a CDS encoding Fpg/Nei family DNA glycosylase, with translation MPEGHVLHRLAHHLNAHFRGAPLEASSPQGRFEASPIDASLLLRAEAFGKHLFMAFSSGHTVHIHLGLIGSLRFEPPAEVRGQIRLRLVSAEQAANLRGPQTCRYVSPVEQQEILDTAGEDPLREDADPDALWERVHASRRSIGSLMMDQKLFAGVGNIYRAEPLFRLGISPFLPGRDLAREEFDALWADLVALMHYGVEHGRIDTVRPEHSPEAMGRAPRADDHGGEVYVYRRAGEPCLVCSTPIAVKKVEGRNLFWCPGCQ, from the coding sequence ATGCCCGAAGGCCACGTTCTACACCGGCTTGCCCACCACCTCAACGCGCACTTCCGCGGCGCCCCCTTGGAGGCCTCCTCGCCCCAGGGCCGCTTCGAGGCCTCGCCTATCGACGCCTCCCTCCTGCTCCGGGCCGAGGCCTTCGGCAAACACCTTTTCATGGCGTTTTCCTCCGGTCACACCGTCCACATCCACCTCGGCCTCATCGGCTCGCTGCGCTTCGAGCCACCCGCCGAGGTGCGGGGCCAGATCCGGCTGCGCCTAGTCTCCGCCGAGCAGGCTGCGAACCTGCGCGGCCCCCAGACCTGCCGCTACGTCTCCCCCGTGGAGCAGCAGGAAATTCTGGATACCGCCGGCGAAGACCCGCTGCGCGAGGACGCCGACCCGGACGCGCTGTGGGAGCGGGTTCACGCTTCCCGGCGTTCCATCGGCTCGCTGATGATGGACCAGAAGCTTTTCGCCGGGGTGGGAAACATCTACCGCGCCGAGCCCCTTTTTCGCCTTGGTATCTCACCCTTTCTTCCGGGCCGTGACCTCGCTCGGGAGGAATTCGATGCGCTCTGGGCAGACCTTGTCGCACTCATGCACTACGGGGTAGAGCACGGACGCATAGACACCGTGCGCCCCGAGCACTCGCCAGAGGCGATGGGGCGCGCCCCGCGGGCGGACGATCACGGCGGCGAGGTCTACGTTTACCGCCGCGCCGGCGAGCCCTGCCTTGTCTGCTCCACGCCGATCGCAGTGAAAAAGGTGGAGGGGCGCAACCTGTTCTGGTGCCCGGGCTGCCAGTAG
- a CDS encoding bifunctional ADP-dependent NAD(P)H-hydrate dehydratase/NAD(P)H-hydrate epimerase yields MFHTAYTAEQIRAAEKPLISAQSAPDELMKQAAHAAFRTAEAMLGAPSRVLLLVGKGGNGADALYAGAELALAGHRVDAWCVFGTAHSPALEALRNAGGRVLSAPPNDLYDLLVDGVVGLGGSGSLPAELERTLTAARQVLAIDVPSGIDADTGEAADVHVVADVTVTFGGWRLAHALAPECGTPVVADIGGLSRELRSVAGVTVARATCPQRSWPDGLVPLGPLSGPSLEPGARDDKYSGGVVGIRAGSSTYPGAAILCVAGAVAATSAMVRYAGPQAIEVVRAHPEVVAAPTLEQTGRVQAWVYGPGAGTDDAAARELASLLAREEPVLIDADGLTLLAEHEHLRHALRERRGPAVVTPHDGEAKRLASAVGLEDKDRLTSARELADRLGCTVVRKGRSTIIAEPNGGECSIVEAGNSWAATPGSGDVLAGVAGARMARGEGLLHAVQVHAAAAKLAAATPYGEAPTSASAIAAHVRSATALLSGAGCAATARS; encoded by the coding sequence ATGTTCCACACGGCCTACACCGCAGAACAGATCCGCGCGGCGGAAAAACCTCTGATCAGCGCGCAATCCGCGCCGGATGAACTGATGAAGCAGGCGGCGCACGCCGCCTTCCGCACCGCCGAGGCGATGCTCGGCGCACCCTCGCGGGTGCTTCTGCTGGTGGGCAAGGGCGGCAACGGCGCAGACGCGCTCTACGCGGGCGCCGAACTTGCCCTCGCCGGGCACCGCGTCGACGCGTGGTGCGTGTTCGGCACCGCCCATTCCCCCGCCCTCGAGGCGTTGCGCAACGCCGGGGGCCGGGTTCTTTCGGCCCCGCCGAACGATCTTTACGATTTGCTCGTCGACGGGGTGGTCGGCCTCGGCGGCTCCGGGAGCCTGCCCGCCGAGCTGGAGCGGACCCTTACGGCGGCGCGCCAGGTGCTCGCCATCGACGTTCCCAGCGGGATCGACGCGGATACGGGTGAGGCCGCCGACGTGCACGTCGTGGCCGACGTCACCGTGACCTTCGGCGGTTGGCGGCTCGCCCACGCGCTCGCCCCCGAGTGCGGCACGCCTGTCGTGGCCGACATCGGCGGACTATCGCGCGAGCTGCGCTCCGTGGCGGGTGTGACGGTCGCGCGCGCCACCTGCCCGCAGCGCTCTTGGCCGGACGGCCTGGTGCCCCTCGGGCCGCTTTCGGGGCCTTCCCTCGAGCCCGGCGCGCGCGATGACAAGTACTCCGGCGGCGTGGTGGGCATCCGCGCCGGTAGCAGCACCTACCCCGGCGCGGCAATCCTCTGCGTGGCGGGCGCGGTCGCGGCGACCTCCGCGATGGTCCGCTACGCGGGACCGCAGGCCATAGAGGTCGTGCGCGCGCACCCCGAGGTCGTCGCGGCGCCGACTCTGGAGCAGACCGGCCGCGTCCAGGCGTGGGTGTACGGCCCCGGCGCCGGCACCGACGACGCCGCCGCCCGCGAGCTCGCGTCGCTGCTGGCGCGCGAGGAGCCCGTGCTTATCGACGCCGACGGCCTGACCCTCCTGGCCGAGCACGAGCACCTCCGCCACGCGCTGCGCGAGCGGCGCGGCCCCGCGGTGGTCACGCCCCACGACGGCGAAGCGAAGCGCCTCGCCTCGGCGGTGGGCCTGGAGGACAAAGACCGCCTCACCTCGGCCCGCGAGCTCGCCGATCGCCTGGGCTGCACCGTTGTGCGGAAGGGGCGCTCCACCATCATCGCGGAGCCCAACGGTGGGGAGTGCTCCATCGTTGAGGCGGGCAATTCATGGGCGGCCACCCCCGGCTCGGGCGACGTCCTGGCCGGTGTTGCGGGTGCCCGGATGGCGCGCGGCGAAGGCCTGCTCCACGCCGTGCAGGTCCACGCGGCGGCGGCCAAGCTGGCGGCCGCGACGCCCTACGGCGAGGCCCCCACCTCGGCCAGCGCCATCGCAGCGCACGTTCGCTCCGCTACCGCGCTCCTCTCCGGCGCCGGTTGTGCGGCCACAGCCAGGTCATGA
- a CDS encoding YwaF family protein yields the protein MPYTPPDWTSRNGRSYRTITQFDRRHLGVLVLLITLCGVLVVAVRSLPRSTVKAARKVAGAVLGACSLVYYLWVLSPSRIVWDETAPFHITDILRVITPLALATGAPTATALSYYWGFLLNPMALLFPDMAYVLDRPQLQELAYWFFHSAALVVPTVLTFALGYRPTWRDFRVTTAITLAWAAFATQVNRLTGGNYVFLSGYPRGWSILQLMGRWPYYIPVAAVGVIGGWAIMTWLWPHNRRRRGAR from the coding sequence ATGCCCTACACCCCGCCTGACTGGACCTCACGCAACGGCAGGTCCTACCGCACGATCACCCAGTTCGATCGCCGCCACCTTGGCGTCCTGGTTCTCCTCATTACGCTGTGCGGCGTCCTCGTCGTGGCGGTGCGTTCGCTGCCGCGCTCCACGGTGAAGGCGGCTCGCAAGGTCGCCGGCGCAGTCCTCGGCGCCTGCTCCCTCGTCTACTACTTGTGGGTGCTGTCCCCCTCGCGCATCGTGTGGGACGAGACAGCTCCCTTCCACATCACCGACATCCTGCGCGTGATCACGCCGCTCGCCCTGGCCACGGGCGCCCCGACCGCCACCGCGTTGTCCTACTACTGGGGCTTTCTGCTCAACCCCATGGCGCTGCTGTTCCCGGACATGGCCTACGTGCTTGACCGGCCGCAGCTGCAGGAGCTCGCCTACTGGTTCTTCCACTCCGCCGCCCTCGTGGTGCCCACCGTGCTCACCTTCGCTCTCGGGTACCGCCCCACGTGGCGCGACTTCCGCGTGACCACGGCCATCACGCTCGCCTGGGCTGCCTTTGCCACCCAGGTCAACCGCCTCACCGGCGGCAACTACGTCTTCCTTTCCGGCTACCCGCGCGGCTGGTCCATCCTGCAGCTCATGGGGCGCTGGCCCTACTACATCCCCGTCGCCGCGGTCGGCGTTATCGGCGGGTGGGCGATCATGACCTGGCTGTGGCCGCACAACCGGCGCCGGAGAGGAGCGCGGTAG
- a CDS encoding MFS transporter, with protein sequence MGFAAFVYVTYEMFVVGLITPMAADLGVTEGSIGLLMTVYAGVVAVVTIPLISWTSHLDRRPVYIATLFFLAAGVVLQATALNYAMLAAARVTAALTHGVFWSLVNPMAARLAGPGRTGKAVAVVSMGSTMALVAGSPLATFLGGTVGWRAATWAIGAGVALSVVVLLATLPPMPAVRAQAGDEEARARSALPSLIVFLLLAVTSVFVTYTYLGLIIERVTAPELVAPGLSLYGLFGVVGVVVAGRRVDKRMLRMNGLAQVLLLLAAAAGLGALAAQGVAALVLVFLLVAAIGTGAGAQPTSATTLFLFAGRENQDRASAIYVVTFQVGIASGSALGALTVDAGFLPGTLLATAALALGAGAVLTLWSRPLLR encoded by the coding sequence ATGGGCTTCGCCGCCTTCGTCTACGTCACCTACGAGATGTTCGTCGTCGGCCTCATCACCCCGATGGCCGCGGACCTGGGGGTCACGGAGGGCAGCATCGGGCTGCTCATGACGGTGTACGCGGGGGTGGTGGCCGTGGTCACCATCCCGCTGATCTCCTGGACGAGCCACCTCGACCGGCGCCCCGTCTACATAGCCACCCTCTTCTTCCTCGCCGCGGGCGTGGTCCTGCAGGCCACCGCGCTCAACTACGCGATGCTCGCGGCCGCCCGCGTCACCGCCGCGCTCACGCACGGCGTTTTCTGGTCCCTGGTCAACCCCATGGCGGCGCGCCTCGCCGGGCCGGGGCGCACGGGCAAGGCCGTCGCGGTGGTATCCATGGGCTCGACGATGGCACTCGTGGCGGGCTCTCCTCTGGCCACGTTCCTCGGCGGCACCGTCGGCTGGCGGGCGGCCACGTGGGCGATCGGGGCGGGCGTGGCCCTGTCGGTCGTGGTGCTGTTGGCCACGCTGCCGCCGATGCCGGCGGTGCGGGCACAGGCGGGCGACGAGGAGGCCCGGGCCCGCTCCGCGTTGCCCTCCCTCATCGTGTTCCTTCTGCTCGCGGTCACTTCGGTGTTTGTCACCTACACCTACCTGGGCCTCATCATCGAGCGCGTCACCGCGCCCGAGCTGGTCGCCCCGGGGCTGTCGCTCTACGGGCTGTTCGGCGTTGTGGGTGTGGTGGTGGCCGGGCGGCGTGTGGACAAGCGCATGCTGCGGATGAACGGGCTCGCCCAGGTGTTGCTGCTGCTGGCGGCGGCCGCGGGGTTGGGCGCGCTCGCGGCGCAGGGGGTCGCCGCCCTAGTGCTGGTGTTCCTGCTCGTGGCGGCGATTGGCACGGGCGCGGGGGCACAGCCGACGTCGGCGACCACGCTGTTCCTCTTCGCGGGCCGCGAGAACCAGGACCGCGCCTCGGCGATCTACGTGGTCACGTTCCAGGTGGGCATCGCCTCGGGCTCGGCGCTCGGGGCGCTGACCGTCGACGCGGGTTTCCTGCCCGGCACGCTGCTCGCCACGGCCGCCCTCGCGCTCGGGGCGGGCGCGGTGCTTACGCTGTGGTCGCGTCCGTTGCTGCGGTAG
- a CDS encoding LLM class flavin-dependent oxidoreductase, with product MALTFHWFLPTAGDARTIVGGGHGAAASGTPRPLSLSYLTQTALAAEQNGFESMLIPTGRECEDAWLAGASLIDATERLKFLIALRPGQIGPTLSAQMATTFQKLSRNRLLINVVTGGEDSEQRAYGDFLTKEERYARCAEFLDIVTSLWRGETVSLDGEHLRVENASLPRPPEVAPTVMFGGSSAPAGEVASRFADIYLTWGEPPAQAQRKIEWISTLAAERARRVSSGIRFHIITRDTSEEAWGVARTLLADISPEQVAKAQAGLARSASEGQRRMAELHGRGAAFTAGASERDFEIYPNLWSGVGLVRGGAGTALVGSHSEVADLVQEYAGAGFEHFILSGYPNLEETYHVGEGLIPELLRRGVAVANHDAPAARPERPVAAVD from the coding sequence ATGGCTCTCACATTCCACTGGTTCCTCCCCACCGCAGGCGACGCCCGCACGATCGTCGGCGGCGGCCACGGCGCCGCCGCCTCCGGCACCCCCCGCCCACTCAGCCTCAGCTACCTGACGCAAACCGCGCTCGCCGCCGAGCAGAACGGCTTTGAATCCATGCTCATCCCCACCGGCCGCGAGTGCGAAGACGCCTGGCTTGCGGGGGCATCGCTTATCGACGCCACAGAGCGCCTCAAATTCCTCATCGCGCTGCGCCCCGGCCAGATCGGCCCGACGCTCTCCGCGCAGATGGCGACCACCTTTCAGAAGCTGTCCCGCAACCGCCTCCTCATCAACGTCGTCACCGGCGGCGAAGACTCCGAGCAGCGCGCCTACGGCGATTTCCTGACCAAGGAGGAGCGCTACGCCCGCTGCGCCGAGTTCCTCGACATTGTTACCTCCCTGTGGCGCGGCGAGACAGTGTCCCTCGACGGCGAGCACCTGCGCGTCGAGAACGCCAGCTTGCCGCGCCCGCCGGAGGTAGCGCCGACGGTGATGTTCGGTGGCTCCTCCGCGCCCGCCGGCGAGGTTGCTTCCCGCTTCGCAGACATCTACCTCACCTGGGGCGAGCCTCCGGCCCAGGCGCAGAGGAAGATCGAGTGGATCAGCACGCTTGCCGCCGAACGCGCCCGCCGCGTCTCCTCCGGTATCCGCTTTCACATCATCACGCGCGACACCTCCGAAGAAGCGTGGGGGGTGGCCCGTACCCTCCTCGCTGACATCTCCCCGGAGCAGGTAGCGAAGGCCCAGGCGGGGCTGGCGCGCTCCGCCTCCGAGGGGCAGCGCCGCATGGCGGAGCTGCACGGCCGAGGCGCCGCCTTCACCGCGGGCGCCTCGGAGCGTGACTTCGAGATCTACCCCAACCTGTGGTCCGGGGTCGGCCTCGTGCGCGGCGGCGCCGGCACCGCGCTGGTGGGCTCGCACAGCGAGGTCGCCGATCTGGTCCAGGAGTACGCCGGCGCGGGCTTCGAGCACTTCATCCTCTCCGGCTACCCCAACCTGGAGGAGACGTACCACGTGGGCGAGGGGCTCATCCCCGAGCTGCTGCGCCGCGGCGTGGCGGTGGCCAACCACGACGCCCCCGCTGCCCGGCCGGAGCGGCCGGTCGCTGCCGTCGATTAG